A region of the Apium graveolens cultivar Ventura chromosome 6, ASM990537v1, whole genome shotgun sequence genome:
GATTTCACAAAAAGCAGGTACTTCtgttaaatattatattattttctgTTTTTTGGGTTAAATTTAACATCCCCGCATATTGTAAAATGAAAACATAAATTAAAATTAGGTTTGGTCATGTGCACCAATCTGTTTCATTTAACATTCCCCGTATGCCATTAAAAGAAAACGCTTGATTGCTTAATTGCTTATTCTTAATAGATACAGTGTATATGAATTATGTAATTAAGGTGCATTTTTACAAAATTAGCATCTATCATTCAGTGTTATAATAATTACGAGCTAATTATATACAatacaaaaaaattgaaaatggTACTACTAACATATGTTTAATCTTGAAATCGACGGATGAGACAATACCACGGATTAAAGAAAATAACACATTTCATGCGTGATGGAAAAATGACATAGGTACTGTGACAAAATTTTAATTTAAGTGACATTAACATGTGCTTATAGACTCTATGAAAATAATTGCAATAGTATTTTAAATTGATATTACCGATCCAACCTGCCCTACATATGATTTTTCATAATAATAAACATATAATTCACGTGCTTTAATTCATTCAACCGCCGTTTTATTAAATGTTATGTGTGCATATCGTGTCacaaattttattttaaaaaaccTCTAGCCCCACACTAACAGCAAGCCTTGTGTACGTTACAAACACGTCTGTATCATTTTCAATATGTGTGTATTACCAGCGCACTGCACACTTTATATATCTAGCCTAGCCTAGCCTAGCCTTCAAACACAACCCTATTATTTCTCATCCTTTGTTTCTGCATCTTTCCCTCTCATCTCAGAGTAAAAATCATGAGAAGAAACTGCAACTTGGAACTTCAACTTGTAACCCCTTCATGTGATGATCATACAGTTAATGGACAATATATATTCCAACGCCAACCCTTGTAAGTCTCTTTACCTGTATTTGTTCATAGAAATGTGTGTTGTTAAGTTGTCCACTCTTGCTAaaatcttaaaatgttagaagAGACGCCTTAATAGGATCTTATATTATTTAAAACAGTGGCCTTGTGGTGTGTTTATATAAGCATTGTATGTCTATATCATGTTTACTGATTTTTTAAGTATTATGATTTTCTTGATTAAAGGATCGAAGAGGTGACATATGGAAATCCTCGGCAGGAGCAGAATACTCGAAAGATAACAATTTTCTACAATGGGAGAGTCAAATCTTGTGATGTTACAGAGATTCAGGTATAATTTTATAGATTCAAAACATATCAAGCATATAGAGATTAGAGGGCCATTAATTGATCATATGATAGACGGAAAGTTGGCGGCTATCTTTTGATCTTGTTGTTCATTTTTGACTAGCCAGACAATAAATTTTATCAGCTTTGATTTTTTGAAGCTTATCCCAGTCCCATGCATGCTCATATCTACATTGGTTTCTTAGGTTAGGTTGTATCATTGTATGTGCCAATGTTTATCAGATGCTACGGTGCCATTATATATACAGATAAATTATCAATTAATGCTTTTCTTGATATGGGATTCATGAATTTGATTGATGATAGAGTATTTAAATATCCATAAAAAAGTTGATTGTTTCTAATAAGttagatgtatatatgtatacatgGTGCAGGCTAGATCCATCATATCAGTTGCAAGTGAAGAAATAGGGAGAGAGAAGGGGGAAGCAAAGACACCAACTTGCTCAGAGACATCTTCAGATTCCTGTCCAAAGGCCCAAGTAATGCATAAGCAGCAAAATACAGGTCTTACTATGAAAAGATCTTTGCAACAATTTCTTCAAAAGCGAAGGACTAGGATCCATGCAACTTCACCTTATTGTATTCCCTAGATTTATACACTACCAAATCATTATTTACAATTTACAAAGCCTCTATAGTCTAAGATAACCTTTTATTATTTAGTTAAAAACTTAAGACATTATAAAACAgcatttgaatatatatatgcaCATAGTAAAATACATTTGTATATAACTTATAAGTGTCTATTTTCATTAGCTTTATAATAAGATTCATAGTCGGTCTGAATGTGTCAAACTAGTTCTAAACAATAATCAATAATGAAGTTACTAAtgtataatttaaaaaaaaaatcatacaTCTTGTACTTAAATTTTGGTTTGGTGATGATTTGTTGATATACAATGAAAGTGTTCCCAGCATCCCACCACTAAATAAACAATATGCAACAAGGAAAACCAACAATTCACATTTCAGCTAGAAAAAAAAAAAGATACAGAAGACATTGGAAATTTGGGCATACAACTTATACGCTTCGCAAAATCTAATGATACAAAACTGAAATGCTGTAAGTACATATTATTGATACAAGTTTTCCTCACATTGTTACAATATTTCTGATACAATATGCTTTTTCTGACTAGTAAATTCTACCTATGCTAACTTTGAATAAAGTAAAAAATTTGTCCACATACACTTAACAGGATCTTCCAACTAAATAAATTACTCGTATAAAGAAAAGCCTGAATAATGTGGTCAACTTTTCCATCACTTAGTCGAAAGCACAAGCAGGCCAAACCTCTTGGGGCTGATTCAGTAGGCCGATAATTTACAACATCTTCTCTCCTTCTGCACTTGAATACCATGTAAACTCACAAGGGGTAGTCTAATCCGTCTGGTACATGCAACTTCTCTATTGCAGCCTGTCACAAAGATGGAAAATGACCACCACGTTTAATAATTATTATGCACTATACTCATACAAGTAACAGAATTAGCGATTTCATGAATCCGCAAGTTAAGCAAAGGAATAAGTTGACCTGATCTACTTAGAAAATGAAAGATTTGATCTAATCTTAAGATATCATAGCTCTGTTTGGTTGGGGGTAATGGAATGGAGGTAAAATTCAATTATAACCGGTGAACAGAACTAGGAGAAAGATGTAAGAGGGTATGGTAGAAAGAAAATGAAAAGGTGAAACTTTCCCGCTATGAGGCTGTAAAGAAAATGAGTGAAAAGAAGGAATGGATTTTTAATTCCTGAATTGGTGGGTTTAAATCAGATTGGTCAGAATGCAATGGAGGTTGAATTTATATAAAATATCATCCACCATCCAAATAGTAAAAATTCCAATCCATTCCTTTTGCAACAAATGCAAGTAGCCAACCCAAGTTGCTCACTTATTACAGAAAATGCCTTGGGGCAAAAGGGGAAATAGCAGTGAAGATTGTTTAAAAATTAGTTATTGGCTTATGGTAGCTTTGAGACGAAGGGGGGCTGGTGGATAGAATATATGATAAGCTAAGGGGGGTGAATAGGAGAATGGTATGTCAATTTTAATGTGTTGAATTAGGAGGTCACGCCTTGAAGAGTGAAACAACACCTTATCCACATCCATTTTATGAGTGCATTATTTGCGTAATTGAGCTTTTAATTTTGTTCACAAGCTTATTTAGCACCTTACATATTCCCTTAAACCAAAGTGAACATACATAAACATGAGTGAAAAAATTGTCTGAATGACAAAAGAACAATCAAAATTTCAAATATGCAACTATTTTTTTTACAAATACATTAATAATTTATAGCAAGGTTGCTGCTCATATGTTAAGAACTAGTGGAAGGCCGAAGGCACCCTCAATTAATAGTATCATCATATATCATGATGCAGATATTAAGCCCCTCTCCTAACAAGTCAAGGTTTTGGGGGAGTTGGTAACCTAACACGGTATAGGAGCTCTACTACAGTCTCAAGTTTAAAACATGGGTGCCCTAATAcctctcaaaatcattttataccaACGATCTCATCAGAGCCGTGTCTAGGATTTAGAGGGCCATGTACAAGATTTTAAAAGAGGGCCCTAATAattgaatttaaaaaaatatatatatgaaaaaaattaaaatcatgAAGATTATAAATAATATAACAACTAATGTGCATAAAATAATTGTATTACATAATGAAAATTAACTGAAAATTCTAAAGAAATAAAACAAGTAAATATATGACATAAATTATCAGAAAATAGTCCTAGTTTTTTTCTGAAGCACACTTACTATTTATATTTTAACAATCAACATTTTCTAGCAAActattaaaatttggaaattggGAATTTAcctaaaaataaaaaattatacaTGTAAATTTGAATTTATATGTACAAACTGTTTAAATTTATTCAAACCCATTCTTctattattttatatttagaaACTGAATCATTACTTAAATGATACACCAAGGGAGAAAAAGAACTAGCTAGTGTACATAGTTAAAATTAATAACTTTAATGAAATCATTGAAATTAGTACTTAAACCGAGAGTTTACAAGGAGGGCACTGGTGACAATTTTCAATGCAAGTATTCATTTCTATTAACATGGTTTTTATACTGTTATTTCTAGAACTTATCTGACTTATTCAAGAAAGCAATAAAAATTATATAAGTGTATAATACTATTTTCAAACGTTTTTCTTTTCATTCACATTTTTTTAACATTAGAATTATAATTTTTTACTAAcctttttttttcattttaactatacatatatatatatatatcctacATATAAAAATGTGCCCTAGTGTAATTGAGGGCCCTATTCTGTCGAGTCGAATACCTGGCACACCCTCAGGCCCGGCTCTGGATCTCATTCACAGATGACGAACAAATTTGGTGCTTTATCCTTCAGGTCGAACAACTTTCCAGGAAGGGTTTCAGTACTCCATTCCTCAAGTAAAACGACGTTTTTGGGAGGGGGTGGTTATTCACATAAAGCATGATATAAGGTCGCTCCCCTGACATCTTAACAATCTAGTAAAGTTGGTAATCTCACACTAGTTATAAGAAGACCAACCTATAGCAGGTATAAGTGTGTGTAGCTCAGATGTCCAGAAATAGCAGACGACACCCTGGAATACTAATATTTACAAGAGGTCTCTCAGGAACTGAGGAAGCCAGAAATATGCAAAGGCGGTCTATCATTTATAACTAGTCGAGGAAACTGGAAACATTAGGGTGGTCGTAAGCATTTCTAACATTCTTATGAACGGGCAGAGTAAGTAATAGAGGCATAATAATCTTTTCTTTGCCCATCAATTTTTTAAGATAACGAGCTATATATACCCAAAAAGATGTTATTAACTTATGCACTCACCTTGATGGTCGCAACATCGGTCGCGGATGGTTTCAAATCCAACGCTAGTCCAAAATGATGCATAGCTTTTCCAGGCATATTGCATATTTTATATAACCTACCCATCAAAGCATATACACTACTTTCACGAGGAGCATACTCTTTTAGCTCCTCTAGAACGTCTAGAGCTTCATGAAAATTTCCCATACTTGCAAGTATATTGGCCTTTTGATACATGGGAAGAGGATTCTTCTTATCGGCTGAAATTGCATTCTCCATCATTACTAAACCTTCAACACTTCTCTGCCAGATTTTAGAACAAATGTTAATATTTGTATTCTGTAGAACAAAAATTCCCAACCATTTGCTTTTATAATTATTCGGGTAATGCAAGTAACCAAACCTTTAGGGTATGCAAAGCAGTCCCTAAATAAGTCATAATAACAGATGAACGTGAATTGATATCGAAAGCCTTTCGGAAGTGATGCTCTGCAAACTCAAACTTCTCTTGACGAAGGTAGATCATACCTAGACCATACCAGGCGTTATAATGTCTTTCATCAATTTGTAGAGCACTTTGGTAACTCTTGATCCCATTATCAAAATCCTCTAGGGCCACAAATCTGTAAGTACAAACAATTAACAATACGATAAAGATGCTTACAACCCACATTTAAAAAATGCTGGTCATCATCTATTTACACAAAGAGCCTCAAGAATAACAGACAAAAAAGTTATGACATACTCATGACCACAAAGAGTGTGAGCATATGCGAATCTTGGGTTTAGCTGAACAGCTCGTTGAAAGTTCTTAATGGCAGTTTCATGGTCTTTCTGCAAGCTATAACAGTTTCCCATAGCAACCCTGCAACATCCCCATAATACTGATTAAAAATGTTGTCAGTTAATACTTAATACCAAAAGCATTTTATATATTTTGCTGCATCAGGCATCATGTTCAATGTTTAGTTACTTACCATGACTGAGGAGCTAAGCGGTCAGTTGATACCAACTCCTGAGACAAGTAGCTTAATTTCATGTCCTCTTTTAAATGCTGAAACAAGCAAACAAGAGTCAAGGAAATACAGAGGCAAAACGGTCAAGTTATTGACATTATAATACAGGAAATAACATAGCCACGCAAGCTTTAAGATATAACAAATGAAGCAAATAACCAAACTTCAAAGACAGCAAATCAATCAGATAAGAATTGGGTTGATAACAATGTTCTAAATTGGGAAACCACCAGCAAATTTATGTTGACCAGGTGTTATTAAAACAGGCAAAAAAAATAAGAGAAACAATACAATCTTAAAAAAGAGGTTCAGTGATATTTCACAGACAATTGACAGGTTTTCGGGGAATTCTGTTTGCACATCTACTAAATATTTAGGCAGAAAACCTGCGTGATTCTGGACTAATAATTAACCCAGGTAGAGAGATCATAACTCACAAACAAAACTGTTGAATAAATATCCATTTCTTCAAAACTATACGGGGAGATCAGGCGGGCCTGATTAAAAGCAAAATCAGCTTCTAGATAATCAACCAACTCAAAATGCGCTTTTCCGACCTGCAATAAAGATTTCCCAAATGTAATACAAGTCAGGATTCTTTCTTGTTGAGGCTACAAAAATTATAGGCATCCTCTAAGATTTGGAGTCAAACTACATTTCACTGTAACAAAGAATCATATCCTGCATGAGATAATCGTTTAGTTAATCAGTTCTTTTTCACTTATGAGAAGACAAAGCATTGAATTCAAATCCTTGCTTGGGCTC
Encoded here:
- the LOC141667051 gene encoding protein TIFY 5A-like, translating into MRRNCNLELQLVTPSCDDHTVNGQYIFQRQPLIEEVTYGNPRQEQNTRKITIFYNGRVKSCDVTEIQARSIISVASEEIGREKGEAKTPTCSETSSDSCPKAQVMHKQQNTGLTMKRSLQQFLQKRRTRIHATSPYCIP